The proteins below come from a single Oenanthe melanoleuca isolate GR-GAL-2019-014 chromosome Z, OMel1.0, whole genome shotgun sequence genomic window:
- the PALM2AKAP2 gene encoding A-kinase anchor protein 2 isoform X4, which translates to MKRLLMQEKSSRIPEDDIRLRKNRDQNCANFLEPATVLATKEEKMEIEVPVSEHKSITTVASPHPIDNPTHFFSPASSRNGLRDRHESLDSEVAKEIRYLDEVLEANCCDSAADSTFNGTSSPEPSAVSIMDGSGASANVNKESVPSEREENVADKQASLEAEPCEASIIDENLKSNGHSLGGLKEDTRESLKVPGSPTSSNSSRRSSKDGETTLTTLKKEAKFELRAFHEDKKPSKLFEDEEEKEKYRVRKVRPSEEMMELEKERRELIKSQAVKKNPNIAAKWWNPPQEKPLEDQLDEEHLESHKKYKERKERQQQQQQQGAAPASPKQVSCSSVLPEPANIKKEDIVTEQIDFSAARKQFQLMEHSGPSQGQAPPRRSGAPKMFSIKPFYKSLNSPSVDKPMSSVTRPVSVCGQAGQIEGNNATVVKAQRVSCGSEDDKSAQTTTTETARELPCSDNPRAGPASKLWAEDGEFMSARAVFTMVKDDGQGILDHFPKSGSASSPPEELDSGLDDLSVRSQDTTVLETLSNDFSMDNISDSGASNETMSALQESSLADFSLPQTPQAETPAECRAEGISKSFSDPGCDSPSSALADSMLMDEQLEYQAGLLVQNAIQQAIAEQVDKGNPKEEEIPAEKEVSAKEQPASTGPAPASKKHQNPTFEPPQVSSPVQEKRDTIPKTSKEEDSGLREGKSLQQSPMYSASQPFLVEENRHEVSYFSKYSEAAELRSTASILATQEPEVTVGPFKLRSRKQRTLSMIEEEIRAAQEREEELKRQRQGLQMAPSPVTKSAPPMPTRTVSYKTAPGKIEKIKPPASPTAEGPASQLDPPPEESAGAQRPKNLMQTLMEDYETHKTKRRERMDDSAVLEATRVNRRKSALALRWEAGIYANREEDE; encoded by the exons aaatcttCCAGAATCCCTGAGGATGACATCAGGTTAAGGAAAAACAGAGACCAAAACTGTGCCAATTTCTTGGAGCCAGCTACTGTGCTTGCtacaaaagaagagaaaatggaaattgaaGTTCCAGTTTCTGAACATAAAAGCATCACCACAGTGGCTTCACCACATCCCATAGACAATCCAACCCActtcttttctcctgcttcCAGTCGAAATGGACTTAGGGACAGGCATGAATCTCTGGACAGTGAAGTTGCTAAAGAGATCAGATACCTAGATGAAGTGCTGGAGGCTAATTGCTGCGATTCTGCTGCAGACAGTACATTTAATGGGACATCCTCCCCTGAACCAAGTGCAGTCTCTATTATGGATGGTTCAGGAGCATCTGCTAATGTCAATAAGGAGTCAGTACCCagtgaaagggaagaaaatgtagCAGACAAGCAGGCATCCTTGGAAGCTGAGCCATGTGAAGCTAGTATAATAGATGAGAACCTGAAATCTAATGGCCATTCCTTGGGTGGACTGAAAGAAGACACTAGGGAGAGTCTGAAGGTGCCAGGAAGTCCCACTTCTTCAAACAGTTCTAGAAGATCCTCTAAGGATGGAGAAACAACTCTTACAACCCTTAAGAAAGAGGCAAAGTTTGAACTGCGAGCCTTCCATGAAGACAAAAAGCCCTCAAAGCTCTTTGAAgatgaggaagagaaggaaaaatacagagTCCGCAAAGTAAGACCATCGGAAGAAATGATGGaacttgaaaaagaaagaagggagCTCATTAAAAGCCAGGCTGTcaagaaaaaccccaacattgCTGCCAAATGGTGGAACCCTCCTCAGGAGAAGCCCCTGGAGGATCAACTGGATGAAGAGCATCTGGAGTCTCACAAGAAGTACAAGGAGCGCaaagagaggcagcagcagcagcagcagcaaggggcGGCACCAGCTTCCCCCAAACAAgtcagctgctcctctgtgttGCCAGAACCAGCCAATATCAAGAAAGAAGATATTGTCACGGAGCAAATTGACTTCTCAGCTGCCAGGAAGCAGTTCCAGCTGATGGAGCATTCAGGTCCATCTCAGGGTCAGGCCCCACCAAGGCGGTCAGGAGCACCCAAAATGTTCTCCATCAAGCCCTTCTACAAAAGCCTCAATTCTCCATCCGTGGACAAGCCAATGTCCTCTGTGACAAGACCCGTTTCGGTGTGTGGGCAGGCTGGACAGATTGAGGGTAACAATGCCACAGTTGTCAAAGCACAGAGAGTCTCCTGTGGCTCAGAAGATGACAAAAGTGCTCAGACTACCACGACTGAGACAGCAAGGGAGTTACCTTGCAGTGATAACCCCAGAGCTGGACCAGCCTCAAAACTGTGGGCGGAGGATGGAGAATTCATGAGTGCAAGGGCGGTCTTCACAATGGTGAAGGATGACGGACAGGGAATTCTTGACCACTTCCCAAAGTCAGGCAGCGCCTCTTCGCCTCCAGAGGAGCTTGACTCCGGTTTGGATGACTTGTCTGTCAGGTCTCAGGATACCACTGTCTTGGAGACCCTTTCCAATGACTTCAGCATGGATAACATAAGTGACAGCGGTGCCTCCAATGAGACCATGAGCGCCCTGCAGGAAAGTTCTCTAGCAGATTTCTCTCTGCCACAGACCCCGCAGGCCGAAACGCCGGCTGAGTGCAGGGCTGAAGGCATATCCAAGTCTTTCAGTGACCCAGGCTGTGATTCACCCTCCTCTGCCTTGGCAGACTCCATGCTGATGGACGAGCAGCTGGAGTACCAGGCTGGCCTGCTGGTTCAAAACGCCATCCAACAAGCCATAGCTGAGCAGGTGGATAAAGGAAACCCCAAGGAAGAAGAAATCCCAGCAGAGAAAGAGGTCTCAGCCAAAGAGCAGCCAGCCAGCACCgggccagctccagcctccaAGAAGCATCAGAACCCAACGTTTGAGCCACCCCAGGTGTCTTCACCAGTTCAAGAAAAAAGGGACACCATACCAAAGACTTCAAAAGAAGAAGACTCAGGactcagggaagggaagagtTTGCAGCAGTCACCCATGTACTCAGCCAGCCAGCCATTCCTTGTGGAGGAAAACAGGCATGAAGTCAGCTATTTCAGCAAGTATTCCGAGGCTGCAGAGCTTCGGAGCACCGCCTCCATCCTGGCCACCCAGGAGCCTGAAGTGACCGTGGGCCCTTTCAAGTTACGGTCAAGGAAACAGCGGACTTTGTCAATGATAGAAGAAGAGATCAGAGCTGCCCAGGAACGAGAAGAGGAGCTGAAGAGGCAGCGGCAGGGTCTGCAAATGGCACCAAGCCCTGTTACAAAGAGTGCACCACCCATGCCCACCAGAACTGTGTCTTACAAAACTGCACCAG GGAAGATAGAGAAGATCAAGCCTCCTGCATCCCCCACTGCAGAAGGCCCTGCCTCACAGCTGGACCCTCCTCCCGAGGAGTCTGCAGGAGCCCAGCGACCCAAGAACCTGATGCAGACCCTCATGGAGGATTatgaaacacacaaaaccaagAGACGAGAAAGGATGGACGACAGTGCG